The Saccharomyces cerevisiae S288C chromosome VII, complete sequence genome includes a region encoding these proteins:
- the EFG1 gene encoding Efg1p (Ribosome biogenesis factor required for maturation of 18S rRNA; null mutant is sensitive to hydroxyurea and is delayed in recovering from alpha-factor arrest; green fluorescent protein (GFP)-fusion protein localizes to the nucleolus) has translation MAKLQRKRSKALGSSLEMSQIMDAGTNKIKRRIRDLERLLKKKKDILPSTVIIEKERNLQALRLELQNNELKNKIKANAKKYHMVRFFEKKKALRKYNRLLKKIKESGADDKDLQQKLRATKIELCYVINFPKTEKYIALYPNDTPSTDPKGVELTNLRREQFLKLVAERMDANTLNVSFEEILKGKKLDEDSIGLTLSPDKDHEDGSQVSPTQDRKELDQVVGEDEKDDFFE, from the coding sequence ATGGCTAAATTACAGAGGAAGAGAAGCAAGGCTCTTGGGTCATCTCTAGAGATGTCCCAGATAATGGATGCAGGaacaaacaaaattaaaagaagaataagaGATTTAGAGAGgttattaaaaaagaagaaagataTACTTCCATCCACAGTAATaatagaaaaggaaagaaatttGCAAGCTTTACGGTTGGAATTGCAGAATAATGAACTCAAGAATAAGATTAAAGCCAACGctaaaaaatatcatatGGTGagattctttgaaaaaaaaaaagcattgAGAAAATATAACAgattattgaagaaaataaaagaatcTGGCGCAGATGATAAAGATTTACAACAAAAGTTGAGAGCCACTAAAATTGAATTATGTTACGTGATAAATTTTCCCAAAACTGAAAAGTATATTGCACTATATCCGAATGATACACCATCTACAGACCCAAAGGGCGTAGAATTGACAAATCTTAGAAGAGAACAATTTCTTAAATTAGTAGCTGAAAGAATGGATGCGAACACCTTAAACGTATCTTTCGAAGAGATATTGAAGGGAAAGAAATTGGATGAAGATTCCATCGGATTAACATTATCACCTGATAAAGATCATGAGGATGGATCACAAGTATCACCTACACAGGATAGAAAAGAATTGGATCAAGTTGTGggagaagatgaaaaggatgACTTTTTtgagtaa
- a CDS encoding uncharacterized protein (hypothetical protein; expression downregulated by treatment with 8-methoxypsoralen plus UVA irradiation; not an essential gene; YGR273C has a paralog, YMR295C, that arose from the whole genome duplication), whose amino-acid sequence MQHFESSDKIEKDDDTSRIKLRSSSLAAPILEAVQEAQPFEEATFSNLQKIHPLTENSTCNGYVIYDKDGNLKSMKDTFGRNIKTPDISNPTRARNERPLDTIRGFEYSITKDPRWLQELETSKLGFKPRPGFAVINQDSQASINLSQLEEKVMESQKKKEKRHISRLSRLLCR is encoded by the coding sequence atgcAACATTTCGAAAGTTCAGATAAGATAGAAAAGGATGATGATACATCAAGAATTAAATTAcgctcttcttctttggcCGCTCCAATCCTCGAGGCTGTTCAAGAAGCCCAGCCTTTTGAAGAAGCCACTTTCTCTAACTTACAGAAGATACATCCGTTAACAGAAAACTCAACTTGCAATGGTTATGTTATTTACGATAAAGATGGAAATTTGAAATCCATGAAGGATACATTTGGTAGGAATATAAAAACACCTGATATTTCAAATCCTACAAGAGCAAGAAATGAAAGGCCATTGGATACAATACGTGGATTTGAATACTCCATAACAAAAGATCCCCGCTGGTTGCAAGAGCTAGAAACATCTAAGTTGGGATTTAAACCTAGACCTGGATTTGCCGTCATTAATCAAGACTCACAGGcttcaataaatttatcTCAactggaagaaaaagttatggaaagccaaaaaaaaaaggagaaaagaCACATATCACGGCTTTCTCGGTTACTCTGCAGATGA